A part of Helicobacter himalayensis genomic DNA contains:
- a CDS encoding sugar O-acetyltransferase: MKNANEMDIFARDLAGLPIDSKEKDFGKILEIIHNAQKLIAKLNTGYHSPESAREILSELFGVRVDESCWILPPFYTDFGRNIRLGKNVFINQNCTFMDRGGITIGDESFIGPRVNLVTINHDFNPHKRTITYCKPINIGARVWIGVAATICAGVSVGEGSIIGAGAVVTKDVSSGVIVAGNPARVIREIEK; encoded by the coding sequence ATGAAAAATGCAAATGAAATGGATATTTTTGCACGTGATTTAGCGGGGTTGCCGATAGATTCTAAAGAAAAAGATTTTGGGAAAATTTTAGAAATTATCCACAATGCCCAAAAGCTCATCGCAAAACTAAACACAGGCTACCATAGCCCAGAATCTGCGCGCGAGATTTTGAGCGAACTTTTTGGTGTGCGTGTAGATGAGAGTTGTTGGATTTTACCGCCATTTTATACAGATTTTGGACGCAATATTCGGCTTGGTAAGAATGTTTTTATCAATCAAAATTGCACCTTTATGGATCGCGGTGGGATAACTATCGGCGATGAGAGCTTTATCGGACCGCGCGTAAATCTTGTTACGATTAATCACGATTTCAATCCACATAAGCGCACAATAACTTACTGCAAGCCCATTAATATCGGCGCGCGCGTATGGATTGGCGTTGCGGCGACTATTTGTGCTGGCGTGAGTGTCGGCGAAGGTAGTATTATAGGTGCTGGTGCGGTGGTGACAAAAGATGTATCAAGTGGTGTGATTGTCGCGGGAAACCCCGCACGCGTGATTAGGGAGATTGAGAAATAA
- a CDS encoding uracil-DNA glycosylase family protein, with translation MPSQVYKLLFLKRLYLQKMCSQCFCEPLNPSIHAPNTTQKLQTIGGGSLESSIATCALCARAKNTNARTSGFVAKDCKVCFITTNPLLDGTMRSAQAQGAQIQSGAINVPKFLQNKSAKMLQNMIERVFLLPLQSCSILSLLKCPIELEPTSEEISACIPFLRAQLDSIKPEVIVIFGALGGRYLLGEGESERGRILWHNARRFLLTYSLNEIMRNPSLKPQVMQHLLVARGVL, from the coding sequence ATGCCTTCACAAGTTTATAAACTCCTTTTTTTGAAGCGCTTGTATTTGCAAAAAATGTGTTCCCAGTGCTTTTGTGAGCCTTTAAATCCCAGCATTCACGCACCAAATACAACGCAAAAACTTCAAACCATCGGTGGTGGAAGTTTGGAATCTAGCATTGCAACTTGCGCGTTGTGTGCGCGGGCTAAAAACACAAATGCACGCACAAGCGGCTTTGTGGCAAAAGATTGTAAAGTGTGTTTTATCACCACAAATCCACTTCTTGATGGCACAATGCGGAGCGCACAAGCTCAAGGCGCGCAGATTCAAAGTGGCGCTATAAATGTGCCAAAATTTTTACAAAACAAATCCGCAAAAATGCTTCAAAATATGATTGAGCGCGTGTTTTTGCTTCCCTTGCAATCTTGTTCGATACTTTCGCTTTTAAAATGTCCCATCGAGCTTGAACCAACAAGCGAAGAGATAAGCGCGTGTATCCCGTTTTTGCGCGCACAGCTAGATTCTATTAAGCCAGAAGTTATTGTGATTTTTGGCGCGCTTGGGGGAAGGTATTTGCTAGGAGAGGGGGAAAGCGAGCGAGGGAGAATTTTATGGCATAATGCGAGACGTTTTTTGCTGACTTATTCACTTAATGAAATTATGCGTAATCCATCGTTAAAACCACAAGTTATGCAACATTTGCTTGTCGCTAGGGGAGTGCTATGA
- a CDS encoding DMT family transporter, whose protein sequence is MHTTKNTRANLSTNKAWILIVLGRIVEYFWVSGLKYADSFALYILTGAGILFSFCAMLVVCRKVEVSIAYSVFVGIGAADVVLFEIFIFGEEFSWIKLALIAFLLVGIIGLKIVSKDQVSEDSKLINELNENLRLDEVSQKF, encoded by the coding sequence TTGCATACGACTAAGAATACGCGCGCAAATTTAAGCACAAATAAGGCGTGGATTCTCATTGTCTTGGGCAGAATTGTTGAATATTTTTGGGTTAGTGGGCTCAAATATGCCGATAGTTTCGCGCTTTATATCCTCACAGGTGCTGGGATTTTATTCTCATTTTGTGCGATGCTTGTTGTTTGTCGCAAAGTTGAAGTCAGCATTGCGTATTCGGTCTTTGTGGGAATTGGCGCAGCGGACGTTGTTCTTTTTGAAATCTTTATTTTTGGCGAGGAGTTTTCGTGGATAAAACTCGCTCTCATCGCATTTTTACTAGTTGGCATTATCGGTTTAAAAATCGTTAGCAAAGATCAGGTCAGCGAGGATTCTAAGCTCATAAATGAATTGAATGAGAATCTCAGGCTTGATGAAGTTTCACAAAAATTCTAA